Proteins encoded together in one Lathyrus oleraceus cultivar Zhongwan6 chromosome 5, CAAS_Psat_ZW6_1.0, whole genome shotgun sequence window:
- the LOC127087784 gene encoding protein POLAR LOCALIZATION DURING ASYMMETRIC DIVISION AND REDISTRIBUTION, with the protein MNCLFFKSPNSNHAHFPPLRLADILANDDAAAAAVNPMDEVHKKPPYSFHRSTKCFSPRRLLASFLAALRPTKERRILKSREKMPSTPITIELKGSEAESSHLDWNDTSFKLGVGCGLLYVIAATKNELSKMVELRKEMGIILQNMKGEVQSKDALLNRLKQCDDALAEVSVADFQEVSCSNSQLSVCSQKSYGQAELKSNMGCDGFLDYDIREQGECAEEINELQAEFEYELQRLQLYLDGEDAQQQERVEVVVKDSSSKGESSSFGEVIMEHQEASCDISVGVSPVELERKLHELLEARLQDRIIELESALEYATQKLNENEIRSIWWEDTARHMPYLIPETCQFTFPLDPEAALKFNQVVG; encoded by the exons ATGAATTGCCTCTTCTTTAAATCCCCCAATTCCAATCACGCTCACTTCCCTCCTTTACGCCTTGCGGACATTCTCGCCAACGACGACGCCGCCGCCGCCGCCGTTAACCCCATGGACGAAGTTCATAAAAAACCGCCATATTCTTTTCATCGTTCGACCAAATGCTTTTCGCCTCGGCGGCTTCTTGCTTCTTTTCTGGCGGCGCTGAGGCCAACTAAAGAACGACGGATTCTAAAAAGCCGGGAGAAGATGCCGTCCACGCCGATAACTATAGAATTAAAAGGCAGCGAAGCGGAGTCAA GTCATTTAGATTGGAATGATACATCTTTTAAGCTAGGAGTTGGTTGTGGGTTGTTATATGTGATTGCAGCAACTAAAAATGAGCTTAGCAAGATGGTTGAGCTGCGGAAAGAAATGGGAATAATCCTTCAAAACATGAAAGGCGAAGTTCAAAGTAAAGACGCACTTCTTAACCGATTGAAACAATGTGATGATGCTCTTGCAGAGGTTTCAGTCGCCGATTTTCAAGAAGTTTCCTGCTCTAATAGTCAACTTTCGGTTTGTTCACAAAAATCATATGGTCAGGCAGAATTGAAAAGCAACATGGGGTGTGATGGTTTTCTAGATTATGATATTCGTGAACAAGGTGAATGTGCCGAAGAAATTAATGAGCTACAAGCGGAATTTGAATATGAGTTACAACGGTTGCAGCTGTATTTGGATGGAGAAGATGCACAACAACAAGAAAGAGTTGAG GTTGTTGTTAAAGACTCTAGTTCAAAAGGCGAGAGTTCGAGTTTTGGTGAAGTAATAATGGAACATCAAGAAGCAAGTTGTGATATTTCAGTTGGAGTCTCTCCGGTTGAACTGGAGAGAAAGTTGCATGAACTGCTTGAAGCAAGACTTCAAGATCGGATAATAGAGCTGGAGTCTGCGTTAGAGTACGCCACACAAAAGCTCAATGAGAATGAGATTAGGAGTATTTGGTGGGAAGACACGGCAAGACATATGCCATACCTTATTCCTGAAACTTGTCAATTTACTTTTCCACTTGATCCTGAGGCTGCTTTGAAGTTTAATCAAGTTGTAGGATAG